One Mangifera indica cultivar Alphonso chromosome 4, CATAS_Mindica_2.1, whole genome shotgun sequence genomic region harbors:
- the LOC123213686 gene encoding uncharacterized protein LOC123213686: MVAEAWLKQIQKIFTAMGCSDNQKVVVATFMLQAPITWSRFEEVFNEKYFPDHVRFKMEADFLSLIQGDKSMAEYEEKFTTLSRFAAGLIKDKGSHCRRFFEGLRPAIKSRLSILKLNTYADMVGWAIIAERYLAESQNAQDKRSKQFKPGGNRSGGSSKQIGSFQPRILGGSSQKPMGRGSLQNNVASLCSFCGRAHSEECHKKTGACFNCGQIGHLVIDCPKKRGVFSTQNVEGQNKKPKTQG, translated from the exons ATGGTAGCTGAAGCTTGGTTGAagcaaatacaaaaaatattcaCAGCTATGGGGTGTAGTGATAATCAAAAGGTTGTCGTTGCTACATTTATGCTTCAAG CCCCTATTACTTGGAGTAGGTTTGAAGAGGTTTTCAATGAGAAATACTTTCCTGATCATGTGCGCTTTAAGATGGAGGCTGATTTTCTTAGTCTAATTCAAGGTGACAAATCTATGGCTGAGTATGAAGAAAAGTTTACTACTCTATCTCGTTTTGCAGCAGGACTTATAAAGGATAAAGGTAGTCATTGTCGACGTTTCTTTGAGGGTTTAAGACCAGCTATCAAGAGTCGATTGTCTATTCTAAAGTTGAATACTTATGCTGATATGGTTGGGTGGGCAATAATAGCAGAGAGATATTTAGCTGAGTCTCAGAATGCTCAAGACAAACGGAGTAAGCAGTTTAAGCCTGGTGGTAATCGCAGTGGTGGTTCAAGCAAGCAAATTGGTTCTTTTCAACCTCGAATTTTAGGTGGTTCATCTCAAAAGCCTATGGGAAGGGGATCTCTTCAGAATAATGTAGCATCACTTTGTAGTTTTTGTGGTAGGGCACATTCTGAAGAATGTCACAAAAAGACTGGAGCTTGTTTTAACTGTGGACAGATAGGGCATTTAGTCATAGACTGCCCAAAGAAGCGTGGTGTTTTTAGCACTCAAAATGTTGAAGGTCAAAACAAGAAGCCAAAGACTCAAGGATGA